The genomic DNA CTCGTTCACGAGCCGGTTCGCCTTCTGTGGATGCTTTTTCTTGGCATCTTGTCCGAAGAGAGGTTGTGGAATGCTGAACATCCCTGACAGGACAATCCCGAACAGAGCAATGATTGAAAGAAATCGCATACGGGCAATCTGACCGTTTGAGTTTGACAAAGATTGTGAATGTTCTTTGAGGCTCTGCATTGACTGCATCTCCGAGGTTGAACTGTCGCTCATCTTGAGTTTACCCGTGTGATTGCAAACTTTCGAGAGAAAACCCTGCGAACAACGAGGGATGAGGGCATCCGCTCATTTCTGTTCTTTTAAGTGACATCGCACCAAACACAGGCACAGACGATTTCTGAATCAAACATCTTATTTGTCGCGGGCTGCTTCGAGGAGTTGAATCCAAGGACCAAGGTAGTGGCCGTTGTCATGAAAAGTTCTTCCGCTGACGAGGTTCCCATCGACGACACATGGCTCATCGACGAAGATTCCCCCACAAACTTCCAGGTCAAATTTGCATTTGGGAACGGTTGCCATTCGACGTCCGCGAACGCAGTCAGCGTACGCGGGAATTTCTACCCCATGGCAAACTGAGGCGATCGGTTTATTGGCTTCAAAGAAATACTTTGTTGCTTTGACCAACGACTCATCGTACCGAATGTATTCGGGAGCGCGTCCCCCGGAGTACATGATCCCCGCATAATCTTCCGGGACGATGTCTTTGAAGGCGATGTCTGCCTGAAGGGTGTAGCCTTCCCACTCTTTCGTGATGGTCCAGCCAGGTTTCACTTCGTGCATCACCATTTGGTACAGCCGTTTTTCGGGGGCAGCTACCACAGGTTGAAAACCAGCTTCGATAAGCCGGTAATACGGGTACATCGTGTCGAGAGTTTCACTCGCATCGCCAATTATGATCAGGACTTTTTCCATCTGTGTTGACTTTC from Thalassoglobus polymorphus includes the following:
- a CDS encoding DJ-1/PfpI family protein, with the protein product MEKVLIIIGDASETLDTMYPYYRLIEAGFQPVVAAPEKRLYQMVMHEVKPGWTITKEWEGYTLQADIAFKDIVPEDYAGIMYSGGRAPEYIRYDESLVKATKYFFEANKPIASVCHGVEIPAYADCVRGRRMATVPKCKFDLEVCGGIFVDEPCVVDGNLVSGRTFHDNGHYLGPWIQLLEAARDK